The Quercus lobata isolate SW786 chromosome 4, ValleyOak3.0 Primary Assembly, whole genome shotgun sequence genome segment ATATCAAGAAGCCAAGAAAACATATGGactttttaacccaaaaaaaaaacatatggacttcgatttttttttccctgaataATTGATTAAATTGTAGGCCCGGGTCCATTCACTTATCAACAGGGATCAATCTTCACAATCAATACACCATTATTTACACAAAATAGGCTGATACAAAGAGAAGTACTCAAAGGCCATGACATTTAGAGTATTTTCAGTTGCATTTACTTTTTACAtacttactttttttaaatacactttccaatggactttctataatttttttatctcatttaaatattatttctttattatttttttaattatttctttacatatttaaaaGACATTGAGCCATAAACtacccaaattttaattttcattaaaaaaaaaaagttaaaatgttGGTCTCAAAAGCAactgaaaattatatttactagattctaatttgttttttgacTTAAAGCTACATTAGCCACATAATTATCAAGTCAATTGTATGAGCAATTATATATTAGAAGATATTAAGCCAAATGTTGGtctcaaaatgttttttttttttcttctccagcTAAGTGTGCACTACCATTCTACAATTTGCAAAGTATATTAGAAGATATTGTAAAACTGAAGGGAAAAGaccaaaaagaaattgaaaggaGTTGGAAACACACACCTAAAAAGAATAGTTAATCTGGTAAAGCACTCATTATCTATAAATCAGTTGTCTATAATCAGAAGTCAGCAATTAATTGTACGTATCAAGAAGCCAAGAAAACAAATggactttgtttttttttcccagaaTAATTGATTAAATTGTATAATCCATGGACTTATCATagtcaatttaaaattttcacaccAATAACTTGTCTATCTAAATGGTAACAGttctatataaacaaaattataactTAAAGAAATCAACAAAAACCTATAAAGAATTTACCATACAACTTAGCATTGAGAATTatcaattaccaaaatatcagTCATCTTAATCACAATATCTGTAATTCACTCTAGCCATTAGTAGCAATACAAATTCTCTAATCTCTGCTGTAATTCAATCTACGCTTGAGTTATAATAatacaacaaataaacaaaacaaaacaaaaatacaattcatatatatataaatagtatcCATAATATAGGGTTGTAATTTTAAGCAAATCTAGATTCCTAATTAAACTTGGAGTTGGAATACAAAACGTGATGGGTTAGGTTAGCCATCctacaaacaaaaattaaaacaatattcaTAATATAGGTGTTGTATTCCTAAGcaaataacccaaaaacaacaCTATTCATAATATACATAATATAGGGTTTGTAATCCTAAGCAAATCTAGATCCCTAATCAAATTTGGAGTtggaatacaaaaaataattggcTAGGTTAGATGTTttacaaacaaaatttaaaaaaaaaaatatatagagggAGATAGGACtgcatgaagaagaagaagaagaaggaggaggagctAGGAGATGGGCGTgcatttgaaagagagatttTGATATCGGGGTTTATGGTTTTTTTGGAGACTCGGTGAGTGTGTTTGAGggagagtgctttttttttattttataaatatttcatcgggttttgtttttttggtatatagagaaatttaatatatatatatatatatatattattgatgtgaaaaattgtgaaagCTTCAAATCTTATGTGGCAAGCTCTTAGAAAgtcaaaaaagtaattaaaaaaaaaatgttagaggCTTTGATTTTACAGTATATATAGATAATGTAATATCTAAAAGCATGCgagtgtttttctctctttggatATGAATGTTAGAGTGTCTTTGACTTTTGCTTATTTCTGATAGCTTATTTGcataatatttatcaaaatatatcattttagtattttataagCAAATCTGTACAAAGCTCTATTATATAAGCCTAAAATAGAGACTAACCCAATAACTAactcaaaatagaaaataactaACTTGCTAATAGCTTTACCCACCTAAATAGTAGCAAATACTAAGGATCTATTTGAGAttctattttgctgaaattgaaaactttttatcgaaagtattgtagataaatgtaaaagttaaccgaaatagtacaatgagattCATGAATAGTATCGAAAAGTGTAGTGGGGCCTaagaatagtaataaaaataaactgaatagtaaaataagctagttTTTCAATCTggagccaaacacacactaacaAATAGAAACTCGATAGTTGGACTTAATCATCATGTGAGTGTTGCAACAGTGAGTTAAAACTGAACTAAAATTGTAGCTTTGTTCAATCTCAACTTCACATCGCTATCAATTAGTCCTAAACTGTTGCATCTTGAACTTATTCATATCTTAGCTTGATATTTTGAGAACATAAATGGGATATACATGGTTTTTAGACCTAGACTgttcaaaaaaccaaaaaatgaagaggttcaagatttttaaggTTTGACTGAGGTTGAATTGTGAttatgtcataattaatttagtaattaattaaaatataaattaatgtatattaaatttgtaaatattagcaaaattgcctaaaaatatctatacaaaatgaaatagactttcaaataaatttttatgatattataaggttaatagaaaataatacaACATAAATAAACATGAAAAGAAACTTGTATAATTATCCTTCAAGtagaaataattttgattaaattaattttttttttttttttttagtaagtttCCATGCAAATGATTTATTCTTAAATCACAAGTAAATttagcaaagaaaacaaatttagtaaatatttaataaattgagATAGAGGTGATAAAATAAGTTGAGAAATTATAAATCATGTaagtataaaattaatataataatagatCATAATTAAACACAAGGAGTTCAAGTGGTCTATTGGTTATAATGCTAATctttttttcgttttcttttttaatagagtTGCAATGCTAGTCTTGGTTCTAAAGCGAGGGTGAGATCTTAGGTTTTACACCCCATAGCACCCAATTCAATTCATTTTCGTCCAtttttgtccactttggtttGCTCTTAAATCTATgatacttcttcttcttcttcttctttttttttttttttttttttttttttttttttttaattttataaatggtTTGCTCTGTAATCCATGATACTCcttaaatatacaaaaaatattatagaaatatAAAACCTAAACCATTATGGGTtctaataactttttgtttgagaaaacaAACTTAGGCTATGTTtattttgggtgaaaatcacttccggaaatgcgggtgtttggttggtccggaaaatagaattttccggaaATCAATTTCAGTTGACCGAAAAAAATACgctttgaccacggaaatgaatttccgttcctattttcacttcaaatgaattccggagagagagagagagagagagagagaagaggcgAACCCCGAGCTCCAGTCCGACGATCGCATGCACCAGTCGCACCGGTCTCGTCGATCGCAGCACTGCGCCGATCGCACCGCGCCGCTTGATCTCGCGAGGTCCAGTCCACCGATCACACCTTCGATCTCGCCTCCGCGCAATCTCGCCTTCGACCCactgatctctctctctgtgtgattttgatttctgtgtgattttgatttttgttgttgttgtggtggtgtggtggtggtgttttggtggttgtggtttttgatTGCCGGAGTTTGCTACCATGGGTTGAATTGTcgtgtgaaaaatttgtaggaaaatagcattttcaacaatacaaccaaacaccagaaaaaaattttcacaacattttctgaaatgcaaccaaacacttaaaaatattttcctttccggaaaataagtattttctggaaaatcacttacatgaaacaaacacagaacatgaaacaaacacagaATAGCAATTCAAAATCGGAATGGTGTTTGGATATGATTCTTACTGTTGAACAAGTGATCTTGAATTCTCGATTTGAATTTAAATGGAATTGAGTGACCCCATGTATTATTTACATACAAACCAATTGTAGTTCTGTTTGAAACGTTCATGAATTCAGGCTTGCTAGATTGGTTACCTTGGGTATGTACTGGGTCTTAGTTCTAGACTATAGTCATCTAGGATCGGAACTGATAAATTCCATCAAACTGTACAAGACATGGCCAGGTTGaacttccattaaaaaaaaaaaaaaacacacaaacaaacaaacttgtATGAGATTGATTTCTTTCGCCATAATTTACAGGAATTAGAGGATTTAAGGAAAGAAGAAATATCCATTTTTGCATAGCATACAAATCTGAATTTCTAGTacgtgttttattttattttatttttttatataaaaaaaatcatgtagtTTTTTACCATTGCAATAAATACACGCATTTTAAAATCAATatgagagaaaaatagagagagaaatgcaAGAAGAGGCATATTTACACACGAGCAAATCTTGAACTCGCcttaaaataaatacatcatgaaaaatcttaaaattaatttgttttaaaaatcttgaactaaccttaaaataaatacattaagaaaaatattaagattgaatttatttatttatttttataataggtGAATGGGAGGGGAAAGGGAGGTAAAAATTCAACCCACATAGAACACGACAAAAAATGCTATTACTGCTAGATTATTActtaaacccaaaaattaaatccTACTATGGTGAATCAATAATGCAAGCTTTTCAAAGCATGAGAGAAACTGTAAAACAATGGCATATAAAAACTTATTAAGAACTTCAAGCAAGCAGTAGACTTAAACAAAGGATAATCCTTCAAAAACATCACTGAAGATCATCTAATGaactaaaatttattgaatACCCAACATTTGACATATCGGAATTTGTTTTATCCCCCAAACATAGAGGGGAAGAAAAATGATGACTGAAAAGAAATACAGAATGTTTCTGAGCAGAAATTTAGatagggaaaaaagagagaaaaagatacaaGATACACAAACGAGAATATGGTCCCTACCTCTATACAAAGTGGAAAACTGTCTCACTTCCATTCTGAATCCAAAGAGAGGTACAGATATGGACTTTTATGGCACATCATTACAACAATATTACACTACAAAACATGTATGCTGTAATCTTAGTGGTGAACCTGTAATTTTAACAAcctaattgattatttatggtAAGCTACTACATATACATATTGGATCTACCATGACCATCATAAAACATGTTATCAGCAGGAGGTACCCCAACTGTCCGACTAGAAAAAGTTCGCGAAAATCCTTCACTAGGGGGCATCCTTGGCATTGTTCCAGTATAGGTGGGATAGGATGGATAAGAGGGCTGGGTTGAATTTGTGTATCTAGTGGAAGACGATAGGACTGTATCCCTGTAGGGATCAAATCGTGGCCTCTCAGAAGAATATCTTGACAACGTCCGACTGGTGAAATATGGATCAGATGTAGAAATATCAGATCTAGTCTCCAAGTAAGGACCGGTGACAAATCGATCACCTGCAGTTATTGCAACTCCTTTGTTGCGATAATAGTTTGTGGTACTCAAGCCTGAATCAAGGAAGTTGCCTTGCATATTAGCTTCCACTGAATAATCGGTTGGCAGCCTAAAAAGCCCAGCACATCCAACAGGAATCTCCATCCTGTCCCCAGGGTTCATGGCAGGGACAGAAGGTTTAGCAACAgatcttccttcaattaaagGCACctgattaaatttattttgcagTGATACCCTTGCTTGTTTAAGTGAATCCAGCACACTACTCAAATGATCAGATGGTTGATGTGGCACCAATGCATAGTGGTCATTTCGGCTCCCTGAAGTATTGCCCTTTTGGAAACTACTCCCAGCAACAGATGAAGTTGAATGCACCGACTGGTTTCCAGGGGAACCATGTGAGTGTGGCTCATTATGCAAGTTATGTGAATATTTATAATGGTAGGTTTCTTGTCTCTCTTCATTTTGCTTCTCCTTCGCCATAGGGAATGCAAATTCTTGAGTGGAAGATTCAGAAGCGAAGCTATTCATGTTATTCTGATGCTGTGTACCTCCCATATTGACACTTGAAGGTTGCAGAACACCATTGGGCTGAGCTTTGGACAATTCTTTAGGGAAGCAAACATCTCTCACCTCTGACTTTTCCTCTTCAGCATAGGAGGCGACTGCCTCAGCCAGGTGGGGAGCTTGTGCCTTGATGTCATCTCTATCCTCAGTGACATCTGAGTGGTTTCCAGGATCGCAGGAATCCTAAACAATTTATGATCCAGAGTCAAGAACTTAAGATTTAGTGGAAGAAGAATTAAATAAGATGGAAAAAGTAACAAAGAAACTATTTCAAGTACAAatccaatatatatacataactaaataactaaTACAACTAGGAGAATGATACTTTCTTTTACCTTGCTCATCCCTCATCTTGAGCCAGGGGTAATATGAAACACTTCAGAAGGCTAACGCCTAATAAAGGAGACTTACACCCCACGCACTTCCAGTCCAAATTATGCAAAAGCAAATTGCCTTGAACCGCAAGGGGCATAGCACAATCGAATTGATTGGGGATCACACCTCACGAAGTGAATGTTACTAGTTCAAATATCCCCCTCCCCTTTGCTTGGGGCCAAAACTtagttgttttgaaaaacaaaaacaataaaatataaaaataaaataacaaaaaaagggaaggaaattGCCCCGTTTATTAAGGCCAGTCAACTTGTGGAGATCAAAGGCCGATGGCCCCAAATGATGTATCTCACGCAAATTAGTCCATGATTATGGATAATGGTAGGTGCCAAAAGGTTTGAATTGGAAGAGGACAATTACAATGGTCAGGAGGTACTTATTAAGTGCATGAACTATAGATGGTAGTGGCTGTTGTAGCAACAGGGGTTGGTGGTAATAGTTGCAGCAGTGAAAGTAGTCAAGAGGACTGTAGTAATGAGTGGTGGCTGAGATAATGGAGGAGGTGTGGTAGCAGTGGTAGTGATTGGGCAGATGTTCAACCCatactttttttattggtaGATAACAAATGCACCCAGGGGACActaaacccacaacctcacccacCACCTTAGTCTTacaagaagaagagagaacaTTTGAGCTAAAGTTCATTCGCAAAGGTTCAATGCATACTTGTTTTATTCTCAGAAGCTCGTGTTTCCTAGTACCACTTTTTAAATTAAGAGAATATATTTGGAATAAGAATCACTCAAATGCGAGAACCCTTAAAGAATTACAAATGGACACTCATGAtgtcaaaaaaatcatcaatagaACTACAGGACaaattgtttcaaaataaaCACAGCAATATAttaccaaacatgtttttgggCAATGTCATCCATATTCCATACTCTGGAACAAGAgtacaacatataacaaaaccAGTCCCATATGCTCtaaaccttcttttcttttttttagttggaGGGAGGGTGTAGAGGAAGTAAATTTTGAATCCAATCTCTATCATATACATAAGTAACTAtgattttaaccaaaaaaataaagctcCCATGTGACAGCTACACTAACAGACATAGGAGTGCACTAGTGCATACATACATACCCACACTCACACACCCCCAcaccacccacccacccacaTATCTCATATTCTCATTAGCAAAGAAATCGCAAAAACGTTGATCTCAAATTCTCGGTACTTTTTTCTTTAAGATTTTCCTATTCACGAGGGAGATGGGTTATTTTACGTAAGGATAAATTTAAATcaacatttcttttttcctaatgACCAAAAGTATACATAACGTCATTAGGCATCAGCATTATATGCATTAACTTACAATATACTATTACTATTTACCACAAGGAAAAgcaataagaaacaaaaaatcaacTAGAACTAAGTATCTCAATGACAATCACATTGCACAAATAGAAGACATTACAAAAGCTTTTACTGCCAACACAGTTCAAATTCTTACATCATTCTTGTGCATAAAAGGAAGATGAGACATAATGATAAAATCAACCAACAGTAACAAACTAAAATCAAAGGAGGATAGCTCATTTTGATTAAAAGTATGATTACTATTCTCCCCACTTAAGTCTTTTTCATTGTTCCCATTCCAATAGCAAGTGGCAAATAGGATGGAAAAACTTCAAAGGGATTTCCTCTGAGGTGGTATAGGGGATGATCATAAATTTCCTACTTAATTGGCAAACTgtttgtgccttttttttttttttttttgggataggtaCCAAACTGTTTGGGCTTCTGTTCAAGCTGGAGGATTAGGGAATAGAAAGCTGTTGGTTTTTCAAGATTTTACTTAGCAATGGTTGTGTGCATAAGCAGCGAAGAGAGATGCATGATGGGGTAAGGtgaaagatgaaaaaagaaatgtcCCTTCCTAGGGCAGATGGTGTTCAGACGTAGTAGGGGATTCTTACAGAGTGTCTATGGAAACACATTGGAGGTGTTTGGAAAACTTTCTTAGATTTGCAAGGTTTGAGGTAGACGATGGTACCAGGACTCATTTCTGGCATGCTTGCTGGAAAGGAGATTCACCTTTCTTGGGCAGGTATCTTGAACTCTTCATGATTGCCAGGGAGAGGGATGGACAAGTGGAAGATTACATAAGTGATTAAATGGAAGCCTATATTGGAACCCTATATTCCTGGGAGCAATTTAGTATTACTCCATGAAATTTACAGAGCACTTCTGGATCACTCATATTCTGTTAAAATTAGAAAGGAGGGAGCAGATAAAATGATTTGCAGAACAAGTGGATTTCAGGTTAAGAGCTACAAGGGGTTGAAATCCAGGGGGTGGGGGGAAGGGAGTAAGAACTCTGCCACATGATGCTTTCTCATGTGGACCACTGAGTTAGGGAAAATTCTGAGAGGATAATTTGAGGATGCATGGCAAAATAATTCTGGATAAGTGTTGTATGTGAAAGTTGAATAGAGAGTCTGCAAAACAATTATTTTACACTGCAAAAATGGCACAGGAGTTGCGGACACTAGTTTTATATCTATTCTTGGGTGATGTCGAGTTCAGTAGATGACCTTTTGGCAGGATGGAAAAAGGAAATTGGTAAGCATAATAATGGGGAGATTTAGCTATGTTTAATGTGGAGAA includes the following:
- the LOC115986388 gene encoding uncharacterized protein LOC115986388 isoform X1 yields the protein MLNPDQEEQDQRTNSGMEDSSTMTIEFLRARLLSERSVSRSARQRVDELAKRVAELEEQLKIVSLQRKRAEKATADVLAILESQGLSDVSEEYDLSSDEETSHESKAVHKSTTEEEHCSFNSKVRQNKSGDLSGSDLDSSPVRGRSLSWKGRNDSPRYFQKYKDSSMRRRSSLASTDSSSPKHHLGKSCRQIRRREAGSVVEEFKTKPVKVGSEENGVATSSEGFPICSNGGLKEGSKIQEKVVQDGPLPSCLENHRNVGDNDLDCNGYGRDRDMEKALEDQAQLIGQYEEMEKAQREWEEKFRENNSSTPDSCDPGNHSDVTEDRDDIKAQAPHLAEAVASYAEEEKSEVRDVCFPKELSKAQPNGVLQPSSVNMGGTQHQNNMNSFASESSTQEFAFPMAKEKQNEERQETYHYKYSHNLHNEPHSHGSPGNQSVHSTSSVAGSSFQKGNTSGSRNDHYALVPHQPSDHLSSVLDSLKQARVSLQNKFNQVPLIEGRSVAKPSVPAMNPGDRMEIPVGCAGLFRLPTDYSVEANMQGNFLDSGLSTTNYYRNKGVAITAGDRFVTGPYLETRSDISTSDPYFTSRTLSRYSSERPRFDPYRDTVLSSSTRYTNSTQPSYPSYPTYTGTMPRMPPSEGFSRTFSSRTVGVPPADNMFYDGHGRSNMYM
- the LOC115986388 gene encoding uncharacterized protein LOC115986388 isoform X2; its protein translation is MEDSSTMTIEFLRARLLSERSVSRSARQRVDELAKRVAELEEQLKIVSLQRKRAEKATADVLAILESQGLSDVSEEYDLSSDEETSHESKAVHKSTTEEEHCSFNSKVRQNKSGDLSGSDLDSSPVRGRSLSWKGRNDSPRYFQKYKDSSMRRRSSLASTDSSSPKHHLGKSCRQIRRREAGSVVEEFKTKPVKVGSEENGVATSSEGFPICSNGGLKEGSKIQEKVVQDGPLPSCLENHRNVGDNDLDCNGYGRDRDMEKALEDQAQLIGQYEEMEKAQREWEEKFRENNSSTPDSCDPGNHSDVTEDRDDIKAQAPHLAEAVASYAEEEKSEVRDVCFPKELSKAQPNGVLQPSSVNMGGTQHQNNMNSFASESSTQEFAFPMAKEKQNEERQETYHYKYSHNLHNEPHSHGSPGNQSVHSTSSVAGSSFQKGNTSGSRNDHYALVPHQPSDHLSSVLDSLKQARVSLQNKFNQVPLIEGRSVAKPSVPAMNPGDRMEIPVGCAGLFRLPTDYSVEANMQGNFLDSGLSTTNYYRNKGVAITAGDRFVTGPYLETRSDISTSDPYFTSRTLSRYSSERPRFDPYRDTVLSSSTRYTNSTQPSYPSYPTYTGTMPRMPPSEGFSRTFSSRTVGVPPADNMFYDGHGRSNMYM